The following nucleotide sequence is from Numida meleagris isolate 19003 breed g44 Domestic line unplaced genomic scaffold, NumMel1.0 unplaced_Scaffold424, whole genome shotgun sequence.
GGTAGAATCACAGAtctgtaggggttggaagggacacctGTACATCATGTAGTCCAGCTGCCATGCTAGAGTAGGTTCCCTAGATTAGGTtaaacaggaaagcatccaggtgggttttgaatatctccggAGAAGGGGATTCCAAAGGCAATCCGGGCAGCTTGTTCAAATGCTCTACTCTTTCATGctcaaagtaaagaaattcATTCCCACATTTGGATGGAGCTTCCTATTGTATGAATTTGTGGCTGTTCCCACCTGTCCTGTCAGTGGGCACCACAGAAAAAAGCCTAGCCGCATCCTCTTGACAtctgccctttagatatttttaagcattgataagatATGTTCTTATTCTTCTCAAGGATAAACAGATCCAGGATTCTCAGCCTTTGCTCCTAAGGAAGATGTTTGTGGCCCtacaatactgaaaaaaagggacaaaatgCTGTCTTTGCTTCATCCGGACATGATCTGAAAAGCGTAGCCAGATGCAACAAGGCTGCTAACTCTCTCTTATTGGAAAATCTGTCTCAGCCAAGCCACACACAGACTTTGAGTCAgtcctcctgctcccctccccctccaGTGAGGAACTGCACCAGAACCCAGCACACAAGGTAACAACATGCCCAGAAAAGGATGTGCGAGAAGGGCTTCAGACTCACGTGGTTACGTGACTCACGTGAGAAGAAATAGCTGAGAGATGTGGATTAGAGGGTCAAGGAATCAGGCTGCCTTTTATGGTGACCCTGCACTGCCCAGGCCCAGATGCAGCCTTCATGAAAGTGACAATTTCCTGAGGTGCTTGTGATGAATGGAAAACAGCCAATGACGTGAGCTGTGTGGCTGCTTCCCGTAATGCTGCTTGTTCATTTCCTGGCTTATGCCACACCCATTCCCTCATGGAGGTTCCTTCTGAGTGCTGGGATTGAGAGGCCCCAGCACTTCTGGGCTAGGAATGAGTTAGTGATGGCAGAGGACTCAGCTCAAGTGCTGAGGTGGATCCATCTCAGGAAAGAGATGCTGGCCTGGGGCTACCTTGCATGCACATTTGCCAtgtcttcctctttccctctaTTCCAACTAGCAGCAGTGATCTCATGCGGTTGGATGCCCAGGCAGGTGGGCTGGTCTGCTGGGTTTCAACTGTCTTTCTCATCAAGTTGCCCACTGGGTAAGTTTGTGACCTCCTTGGGCACCTCCCACTGGGCCGTCCCTGCACATCTGCAAACTGTGCTGTCAGCTCATCTGGAGCCTTGTCCTGCTCAGAGTAATGCAGCCTTGCCCTGCCAGAAAGGTCCTCAGTGTGTACCCTCAGTCAGTTCCCCATGGCCTCAGCCCCTGCCTCTCCAGCTGCGTGTGTGCACAAACATGGGTGATGACTGCAagagcttttgtttctgtgcgTGCAAGTGCTTTTGTGAGTGCATTGATGTGACTATGCCTGCATGCAGGCACAGGTATCtttgtgtgtatgcacacaTGGTATGTGTTAGTGCACGTGTGCACAGAATTAGCCTGACCCTGTGCACAGGTCCAGCGGGTCCCAGGGCCCATAATATTCCCTCTGTGCACTGGTGTCAGGTGCTGGTGCAAGCTGGGCACCTCAAAGTCTGAAGAGGTGAAGTGAAGGACGGAATGTTTGGATTTAAATGATgagtgcctgcagcccagaTCTAGTCTTTCCCTGGTTCTTCCCAGCAGATCCCAACACCCATCTGTTTACATAAGGCCATCCCACCTCCTGACAAAGCTGGACAGGAGTTTCTGTGGGAATCTGCTGGCTCCTTTGGGATGAAGTAGTCCTATTTTCAGAGGTGTGTTGGTCACAGgatgcagcagctgggagaagggAATACCTAGAGACCATTAGGAGAGGCGTGGTGACACTGTGCCTGAGGCCACTGGCTTCAACAAAACAACCGTGAGCCCGGAAATCTTAGAGCTATGGCAAAAGAGGACATCAGTGTTCAANNNNNNNNNNNNNNNNNNNNNNNNNNNNNNNNNNNNNNNNNNNNNNNNNNNNNNNNNNNNTGGACGATCCCACAACAGTGTTCTgcgggaaggagctgaggatgggtcCGGGCAGGGTCACCACCACGGGAGAGGGCTCGATGACGACGTTGGAGTTCTGGCACTGCCTGACACAGGGCTcattgcagctgctggccaGAGGGGTGGGGCCGCAGGGCCGGCATGGCACACACTGGCTGTAGCAGGACATGTCTTGAGGCTGGAGGTATACCTAGGAGGGAGGGATAGAAGGAAATAGAGCACTTGGAGATGTGAGAGGGACAGCCTGGATAGCCTCTCACACAGGAGCCAAGGCAACTACTAAGGATGGAGGAGAAGGCTGTGACGGCAGGTCACATCACTTCCTTATGCCAGGGCCTTACAAAGAACACTTTGGCCCAGGGAGACTCTCACAGTCTGTATAATTCTAAACCCATGTAAGCTGTGTCCCAAGCACTCTGTATGCAGACCTCATCCCTTCCACAGACTCCCCTTGCGAGGACCTTCACCATCTGATAAGGTGTCTGTTGAGGCAAAATTCCACTTagcaagaggaggagagagggctTCACACTTACCTATTTGCCAGAGAGAAGACGGCAAGAGAAGTGGATGGGAGAGCTGGGAATTCAGCTGCCTTTTATACCGGTCCTTCATTGATGCAGGCCCACGGGCACCACTGATACAGGCAATAATTTTATGACAAGCTCTCTGTGAACGCAAGCCATCCCCGCCGTGTTTTGGTTTCCTGCAGAGCtaccttttcatttccagatttCTGCCATGCCCATTCTCTAATGAAGGTTTCTTTACAGTGCTGCAATTAAGGGCCCAATGATTTATAGGGCAGGGTTGCATTGGTGAGGCAGATGACTCAGCTGTAGTGGTGGTTTGGTCCAGAGCAGGCTAATGAAGTCAGGCTGGTTCACTGCAGTGGGGCTGTTGGAAGTGCCATCCTCAGGATAAGCTCCAGAAAGCATCAGTTGGATATCCAAGGCTTTCTGTACATGAGAACATGCTTCTCCCTTGTCTGCCTCCTCAGCTTACTCTGGTGACCTCTTGTTTTGGCTTTCTGCTGTGTGCGAGTTTTTGGCTGAGATTTAACCCTGAACCATGTAACACCGCCCTCTGGAAAAGAGTTCTTGACTTTTTTAGTTTGTGCACACTCTGCATAGTCTGTTGACTCTCAAAAAGAtgtcacaaaatcatagaatagtttgtgTTGGAGGAGACCtggaagatcatctagttccaaccactTCCACAAGCAGAGATACTTTCaattatatgtgtatatattgGTGAtcttatgattctataattctgtaaCTAAGGATTTCTTCCTCAGCTTTAAGAGACCCACCCTCCAGTTTCTAGGGGGGTGATGGAGCGCAAAGCTTTTCTCCAAGGCCATCTCTATGCAGGTTGAAAGACCACATGGGGACAAACTCAAGGATGCAGCAAAGTGGAAGCCTCCAGTGCGGAAAGTAGCAGGAGAAGACAAGAAACTGCTACCCTATGAATACTGGAGTTTCTACAGGGCATCCATCTACCAGGCACAAAACTGGAGAGAGGCAAGTAGTTCAGTTGAGATGGTAGGTGTATCTAAAAAAGGTTTTTGtggaaaaatgtttggaaagagAAGTGAGAGCATGAATGAGTGGAAGAGGGTAACAATAGACACTGGACATGTTGTCAGAGAAGCCAGGGTAGACACTTCATCTCAGCTGCAACCATCCGACCCATTGCTTCTCTGCTGAGTGGACCATCTGTCAAATCCAATCTCTCCATCTCCCCAGAGGATGTAAATACCCTCTCATGTTCTCACCTTATCCCCTGCCAACAAagactgcttttcttcctaGTTAACATGAGTCTATCGTAAAAAGTATCATGTGGAGGCAGAGGCTGGGATGTAGAAAAATGTAAGGACAGTGAAGAGAGAAATGATCTCACTTAGAGAGAACCCTATCAGTGCAGGCCGTACCAAAAGCTGACAGAAGTTTGTGCCCATCATCTATTGAAGACATCCCACAGAGGACCTATCTGTCTGGGCCACAGAGGGAGAGAAGACAGCTGATCCCCCAGGAAGGCTTTTGGGACCTTCAGGTCTACAAGTACAGAAgacaggaaagagagaagagagtaTAGAAGACGAGGAAATTAGGCCTTAGTCATGTTTTCAGGAAGCCCTAGCTTCCATACTTTAGAAGAGAGCACTGGACAATCAGTCTTTCTGAAATCAATGACCAGGATCTCAGTCCTCAGTCCAGGATCATCTTCCGTGTTTCCAGGGACCTGGCCTGGGCTCTCATCAGTGGCTTTAGCACAGTGGGGAACCATCTCCTGCAAGAGCATCTGCAAATGCaagaaagatcacagaacccAGAGATGATGGGGACTCCGTTACATCTGAAGATGCTGCCAACGGCAGCAGAGGTGGAGGATCTCAGAGTGGTGTTCtaggggaaggagctgaggatgcGGGCAGACAGGACCACTATCACAGGAGGGGGCACACTGATGAAGGTGGACTGCTGACACTGAGTCATTGCAGCTTTTGATCAACAGGTTCAGGCCACAAGGCTAGCACGGCAGGCACTGGGCATGGCAGAAATTGGTTTTAGCAGGGCACAGATCAGGGCTGAAGTTGTACCTGGAAAAGAGAgcagggagaaagcagaggaCAGGGACATGTGAGGAGCAGTCCATCACCCTCTCACGAGCACACCAGTGAAACATTTTGGTTGGCTGGTAGAATCACAGAtctgtaggggttggaagggacNNNNNNNNNNNNNNNNNNNNNNNNNNNNNNNNNNNNNNNNNNNNNNNNNNNNNNNNNNNNNNNNNNNNNNNNNNNNNNNNNNNNNNNNNNNNNNNNNNNNNNNNNNNNNNNNNNNNNNNNNNNNNNNNNNNNNNNNNNNNNNNNNNNNNNNNNNNNNNNNNNNNNNNNNNNNNNNNNNNNNNNNNNNNNNNNNNNNNNNNNNNNNNNNNNNNNNNNNNNNNNNNNNNNNNNNNNNNNNNNNNNNNNNNNNNNNNNNNNNNNNNNNNNNNNNNNNNNNNNNNNNNNNNNNNNNNNNNNNNNNNNNNNNNNNNNNNNNNNNNNNNNNNNNNNNNNNNNNNNNNNNNNNNNNNNNNNNNNNNNNNNNNNNNNNNNNNNNNNNNNNNNNNNNNNNNNNNNNNNNNNNNNNNNNNNNNNNNNNNNNNNNNNNNNNNNNNNNNNNNNNNNNNNNNNNNNNNNNNNNNNNNNNNNNNNNNNNNNNNNNNNNNNNNNNNNNNNNNNNNNNNNNNNNNNNNNNNNNNNNNNNNNNNNNNNNNNNNNNNNNNNNNNNNNNNNNNNNNNNNNNNNNNNNNNNNNNNNNNNNNNNNNNNNNNNNNNNNNNNNNNNNNNNNNNNNNNNNNNNNNNNNNNNNNNNNNNNNNNNNNNNNNNNNNNNNNNNNNNNNNNNNNNNNNNNNNNNNNNNNNNNNNNNNNNNNNNNNNNNNNNNNNNNNNNNNNNNNNNNNNNNNNNNNNNNNNNNNNNNNNNNNNNNNNNNNNNNNNNNNNNNNNNNNNNNNNNNNNNNNNNNNNNNNNNNNNNNNNNNNNNNNNNNNNNNNNNNNNNNNNNNNNNNNNNNNNNNNNNNNNNNNNNNNNNNNNNNNNNNNNNNNNNNNNNNNNNNNNNNNNNNNNNNNNNNNNNNNNNNNNNNNNNNNNNNNNNNNNNNNNNNNNNNNNNNNNNNNNNNNNNNNNNNNNNNNNNNNNNNNNNNNNNNNNNNNNNNNNNNNNNNNNNNNNNNNNNNNNNNNNNNNNNNNNNNNNNNNNNNNNNNNNNNNNNNNNNNNNNNNNNNNNNNNNNNNNNNNNNNNNNNNNNNNNNNNNNNNNNNNNNNNNNNNNNNNNNNNNNNNNNNNNNNNNNNNNNNNNNNNNNNNNNNNNNNNNNNNNNNNNNNNNNNNNNNNNNNNNNNNNNNNNNNNNNNNNNNNNNNNNNNNNNNNNNNNNNNNNNNNNNNNNNNNNNNNNNNNNNNNNNNNNNNNNNNNNNNNNNNNNNNNNNNNNNNNNNNNNNNNNNNNNNNNNNNNNNNNNNNNNNNNNNNNNNNNNNNNNNNNNNNNNNNNNNNNNNNNNNNNNNNNNNNNNNNNNNNNNNNNNNNNNNNNNNNNNNNNNNNNNNNNNNNNNNNNNNNNNNNNNNNNNNNNNNNNNNNNNNNNNNNNNNNNNNNNNNNNNNNNNNNNNNNNNNNNNNNNNNNNNNNNNNNNNNNNNNNNNNNNNNNNNNNNNNNNNNNNNNNNNNNNNNNNNNNNNNNNNNNNNNNNNNNNNNNNNNNNNNNNNNNNNNNNNNNNNNNNNNNNNNNNNNNNNNNNNNNNNNNNNNNNNNNNNNNNNNNNNNNNNNNNNNNNNNNNNNNNNNNNNNNNNNNNNNNNNNNNNNNNNNNNNNNNNNNNNNNNNNNNNNNNNNNNNNNNNNNNNNNNNNNNNNNNNNNNNNNNNNNNNNNNNNNNNNNNNNNNNNNNNNNNNNNNNNNNNNNNNNNNNNNNNCGTGGTGACACTGTGCCTGAGGCCACTGGCTTCAACAAAACAACCGTGAGCCCGGAAATCTTAGAGCTATGGCAAAAGAGGACATCAGTGTTCAAGTTGATTCTTCTGGGCTCAAACAGACCACCCCCGGTGACACATGGTCCTGTTTGTCATTATCTTTTCCATGTCTGTTCTAATCATGATGGGAATGGCCTCACCTTTGTCAGTGTGGGAAGTGAAAGGAGCCCAGTGTACATCTTCCTCAGCATGTTTGTCTTCTTAGAGATCTGGTATACTGCTGATTCCAAAACTCCGGAGAATTTCTATGTCACCTGGACAAGTATTAGTGTTTCCACGTGAAAGGCACACTCATCTGAGTATCACTGAATGTCTAGTCTTCTCAGTTTTGCCCTTTGATTGACATACACCACATATTGTCAGGCATAGTGCCAGGAATATCACTGTAATTGTCCGTTTCTCCTGTGATGCTGGGTCTGTTCTTACCCTGGCCTTTGGCACAGGAACTTGATGGTTCCTGTCCCTATTGTCCAAAGTGCTCTGCTTTTCACCTTAGTTTCTGACACCTGCATCATCTTCAGAgttctccctgctccctctccttTCACTCACCAGANNNNNNNNNNNNNNNNNNNNNNNNNNNNNNNNNNNNNNNNNNNNNNNNNNNNNNNNNNNNNNNNNNNNNNNNNNNNNNNNNNNNNNNNNNNNNNNNNNNNNNNNNNNNNNNNNNNNNNNNNNNNNNNNNNNNNNNNNNNNNNNNNNNNNNNNNNNNNNNNNNNNNNNNNNNNNNNNNNNNNNNNNNNNNNNNNNNNNNNNNNNNNNNNNNNNNNNNNNNNNNNNNNNNNNNNNNNNNNNNNNNNNNNNNNNNNNNNNNNNNNNNNNNNNNNNNNNNNNNNNNNNNNNNNNNNNNNNNNNNNNNNNNNNNNNNNNNNNNNNNNNNNNNNNNNNNNNNNNNNNNNNNNNNNNNNNNNNNNNNNNNNNNNNNNNNNNNNNNNNNNNNNNNNNNNNNNNNNNNNNNNNNNNNNNNNNNNNNNNNNNNNNNNNNNNNNNNNNNNNNNNNNNNNNNNNNNNNNNNNNNNNNNNNNNNNNNNNNNNNNNNNNNNNNNNNNNNNNNNNNNNNNNNNNNNNNNNNNNNNNNNNNNNNNNNNNNNNNNNNNNNNNNNNNNNNNNNNNNNNNNNNNNNNNNNNNNNNNNNNNNNNNNNNNNNNNNNNNNNNNNNNNNNNNNNNNNNNNNNNNNNNNNNNNNNNNNNNNNNNNNNNNNNNNNNNNNNNNNNNNNNNNNNNNNNNNNNNNNNNNNNNNNNNNNNNNNNNNNNNNNNNNNNNNNNNNNNNNNNNNNNNNNNNNNNNNNNNNNNNNNNNNNNNNNNNNNNNNNNNNNNNNNNNNNNNNNNNNNNNNNNNNNNNNNNNNNNNNNNNNNNNNNNNNNNNNNNNNNNNNNNNNNNNNNNNNNNNNNNNNNNNNNNNNNNNNNNNNNNNNNNNNNNNNNNNNNNNNNNNNNNNNNNNNNNNNNNNNNNNNNNNNNNNNNNNNNNNNNNNNNNNNNNNNNNNNNNNNNNNNNNNNNNNNNNNNNNNNNNNNNNNNNNNNNNNNNNNNNNNNNNNNNNNNNNNNNNNNNNNNNNNNNNNNNNNNNNNNNNNNNNNNNNNNNNNNNNNNNNNNNNNNNNNNNNNNNNNNNNNNNNNNNNNNNNNNNNNNNNNNNNNNNNNNNNNNNNNNNNNNNNNNNNNNNNNNNNNNNNNNNNNNNNNNNNNNNNNNNNNNNNNNNNNNNNNNNNNNNNNNNNNNNNNNNNNNNNNNNNNNNNNNNNNNNNNNNNNNNNNNNNNNNNNNNNNNNNNNNNNNNNNNNNNNNNNNNNNNNNNNNNNNNNNNNNNNNNNNNNNNNNNNNNNNNNNNNNNNNNNNNNNNNNNNNNNNNNNNNNNNNNNNNNNNNNNNNNNNNNNNNNNNNNNNNNNNNNNNNNNNNNNNNNNNNNNNNNNNNNNNNNNNNNNNNNNNNNNNNNNNNNNNNNNNNNNNNNNNNNNNNNNNNNNNNNNNNNNNNNNNNNNNNNNNNNNNNNNNNNNNNNNNNNNNNNNNNNNNNNNNNNNNNNNNNNNNNNNNNNNNNNNNNNNNNNNNNNNNNNNNNNNNNNNNNNNNNNNNNNNNNNNNNNNNNNNNNNNNNNNNNNNNNNNNNNNNNNNNNNNNNNNNNNNNNNNNNNNNNNNNNNNNNNNNNNNNNNNNNNNNNNNNNNNNNNNNNNNNNNNNNNNNNNNNNNNNNNNNNNNNNNNNNNNNNNNNNNNNNNNNNNNNNNNNNNNNNNNNNNNNNNNNNNNNNNNNNNNNNNNNNNNNNNNNNNNNNNNNNNNNNNNNNNNNNNNNNNNNNNNNNNNNNNNNNNNNNNNNNNNNNNNNNNNNNNNNNNNNNNNNNNNNNNNNNNNNNNNNNNNNNNNNNNNNNNNNNNNNNNNNNNNNNNNNNNNNNNNNNNNNNNNNNNNNNNNNNNNNNNNNNNNNNNNNNNNNNNNNNNNNNNNNNNNNNNNNNNNNNNNNNNNNNNNNNNNNNNNNNNNNNNNNNNNNNNNNNNNNNNNNNNNNNNNNNNNNNNNNNNNNNNNNNNNNNNNNNNNNNNNNNNNNNNNNNNNNNNNNNNNNNNNNNNNNNNNNNNNNNNNNNNNNNNNNNNNNNNNNNNNNNNNNNNNNNNNNNNNNNNNNNNNNNNNNNNNNNNNNNNNNNNNNNNNNNNNNNNNNNNNNNNNNNNNNNNNNNNNNNNNNNNNNNNNNNNNNNNNNNNNNNNNNNNNNNNNNNNNNNNNNNNNNNNNNNNNNNNNNNNNNNNNNNNNNNNNNNNNNNNNNNNNNNNNNNNNNNNNNNNNNNNNNNNNNNNNNNNNNNNNNNNNNNNNNNNNNNNNNNNNNNNNNNNNNNNNNNNNNNNNNNNNNNNNNNNNNNNNNNNNNNNNNNNNNNNNNNNNNNNNNNNNNNNNNNNNNNNNNNNNNNNNNNNNNNNNNNNNNNNNNNNNNNNNNNNNNNNNNNNNNNNNNNNNNNNNNNNNNNNNNNNNNNNNNNNNNNNNNNNNNNNNNNNNNNNNNNNNNNNNNNNNNNNNNNNNNNNNNNNNNNNNNNNNNNNNNNNNNNNNNNNNNNNNNNNNNNNNNNNNNNNNNNNNNNNNNNNNNNNNNNNNNNNNNNNNNNNNNNNNNNNNNNNNNNNNNNNNNNNNNNNNNNNNNNNNNNNNNNNNNNNNNNNNNNNNNNNNNNNNNNNNNNNNNNNNNNNNNNNNNNNNNNNNNNNNNNNNNNNNNNNNNNNNNNNNNNNNNNNNNNNNNNNNNNNNNNNNNNNNNNNNNNNNNNNNNNNNNNNNNNNNNNNNNNNNNNNNNNNNNNNNNNNNNNNNNNNNNNNNNNNNNNNNNNNNNNNNNNNNNNNNNNNNNNNNNNNNNNNNNNNNNNNNNNNNNNNNNNNNNNNNNNNNNNNNNNNNNNNNNNNNNNNNNNNNNNNNNNNNNNNNNNNNNNNNNNNNNNNNNNNNNNNNNNNNNNNNNNNNNNNNNNNNNNNNNNNNNNNNNNNNNNNNNNNNNNNNNNNNNNNNNNNNNNNNNNNNNNNNNNNNNNNNNNNNNNNNNNNNNNNNNNNNNNNNNNNNNNNNNNNNNNNNNNNNNNNNNNNNNNNNNNNNNNNNNNNNNNNNNNNNNNNNNNNNNNNNNNNNNNNNNNNNNNNNNNNNNNNNNNNNNNNNNNNNNNNNNNNNNNNNNNNNNNNNNNNNNNNNNNNNNNNNNNNNNNNNNNNNNNNNNNNNNNNNNNNNNNNNNNNNNNNNNNNNNNNNNNNNNNNNNNNNNNNNNNNNNNNNNNNNNNNNNNNNNNNNNNNNNNNNNNNNNNNNNNNNNNNNNNNNNNNNNNNNNNNNNNNNNNNNNNNNNNNNNNNNNNNNNNNNNNNNNNNNNNNNNNNNNNNNNNNNNNNNNNNNNNNNNNNNNNNNNNNNNNNNNNNNNNNNNNNNNNNNNNNNNNNNNNNNNNNNNNNNNNNNNNNNNNNNNNNNNNNNNNNNNNNNNNNNNNNNNNNNNNNNNNNNNNNNNNNNNNNNNNNNNNNNNNNNNNNNNNNNNNNNNNNNNNNNNNNNNNNNNNNNNNNNNNNNNNNNNNNNNNNNNNNNNNNNNNNNNNNNNNNNNNNNNNNNNNNNNNNNNNNNNNNNNNNNNNNNNNNNNNNNNNNNNNNNNNNNNNNNNNNNNNNNNNNNNNNNNNNNNNNNNNNNNNNNNNNNNNNNNNNNNNNNNNNNNNNNNNNNNNNNNNNNNNNNNNNNNNNNNNNNNNNNNNNNNNNNNNNNNNNNNNNNNNNNNNNNNNNNNNNNNNNNNNNNNNNNNNNNNNNNNNNNNNNNNNNNNNNNNNNNNNNNNNNNNNNNNNNNNNNNNNNNNNNNNNNNNNNNNNNNNNNNNNNNNNNNNNNNNNNNNNNNNNNNNNNNNNNNNNNNNNNNNNNNNNNNNNNNNNNNNNNNNNNNNNNNNNNNNNNNNNNNNNNNNNNNNNNNNNNNNNNNNNNNNNNNNNNNNNNNNNNNNNNNNNNNNNNNNNNNNNNNNNNNNNNNNNNNNNNNNNNNNNNNNNNNNNNNNNNNNNNNNNNNNNNNNNNNNNNNNNNNNNNNNNNNNNNNNNNNNNNNNNNNNNNNNNNNNNNNNNNNNNNNNNNNNNNNNNNNNNNNNNNNNNNNNNNNNNNNNNNNNNNNNNNNNNNNNNNNNNNNNNNNNNNNNNNNNNNNNNNNNNNNNNNNNNNNNNNNNNNNNNNNNNNNNNNNNNNNNNNNNNNNNNNNNNNNNNNNNNNNNNNNNNNNNNNNNNNNNNNNNNNNNNNNNNNNNNNNNNNNNNNNNNNNNNNNNNNNNNNNNNNNNNNNNNNNNNNNNNNNNNNNNNNNNNNNNNNNNNNNNNNNNNNNNNNNNNNNNNNNNNNNNNNNNNNNNNNNNNNNNNNNNNNNNNNNNNNNNNNNNNNNNNNNNNNNNNNNNNNNNNNNNNNNNNNNNNNNNNNNNNNNNNNNNNNNNNNNNNNNNNNNNNNNNNNNNNNNNNNNNNNNNNNNNNNNNNNNNNNNNNNNNNNNNNNNNNNNNNNNNNNNNNNNNNNNNNNNNNNNNNNNNNNNNNNNNNNNNNNNNNNNNNNNNNNNNNNNNNNNNNNNNNNNNNNNNNNNNNNNNNNNNNNNNNNNNNNNNNNNNNNNNNNNNNNNNNNNNNNNNNNNNNNNNNNNNNNNNNNNNNNNNNNNNNNNNNNNNNNNNNNNNNNNNNNNNNNNNNNNNNNNNNNNNNNNNNNNNNNNNNNNNNNNNNNNNNNNNNNNNNNNNNNNNNNNNNNNNNNNNNNNNNNNNNNNNNNNNNNNNNNNNNNNNNNNNNNNNNNNNNNNNNNNNNNNNNNNNNNNNNNNNNNNNNNNNNNNNNNNNNNNNNNNNNNNNNNNNNNNNNNNNNNNNNNNNNNNNNNNNNNNNNNNNNNNNNNNNNNNNNNNNNNNNNNNNNNNNNNNNNNNNNNNNNNNNNNNNNNNNNNNNNNNNNNNNNNNNNNNNNNNNNNNNNNNNNNNNNNNNNNNNNNNNNNNNNNNNNNNNNNNNNNNNNNNNNNNNNNNNNNNNNNNNNNNNNNNNNNNNNNNNNNNNNNNNNNNNNNNNNNNNNNNNNNNNNNNNNNNNNNNNNNNNNNNNNNNNNNNNNNNNNNNNNNNNNNNNNNNNNNNNNNNNNNNNNNNNNNNNNNNNNNNNNNNNNNNNNNNNNNNNNNNNNNNNNNNNNNNNNNNNNNNNNNNNNNNNNNNNNNNNNNNNNNNNNNNNNNNNNNNNNNNNNNNNNNNNNNNNNNNNNNNNNNNNNNNNNNNNNNNNNNNNNNNNNNNNNNNNNNNNNNNNNNNNNNNNNNNNNNNNNNNNNNNNNNNNNNNNNNNNNNNNNNNNNNNNNNNNNNNNNNNNNNNNNNNNNNNNNNNNNNNNNNNNNNNNNNNNNNNNNNNNNNNNNNNNNNNNNNNNNNNNNNNNNNNNNNNNNNNNNNNNNNNNNNNNNNNNNNNNNNNNNNNNNNNNNNNNNNNNNNNNNNNNNNNNNNNNNNNNNNNNNNNNNNNNNNNNNNNNNNNNNNNNNNNNNNNNNNNNNNNNNNNNNNNNNNNNNNNNNNNNNNNNNNNNNNNNNNNNNNNNNNNNNNNNNNNNNNNNNNNNNNNNNNNNNNNAAAGGAGATGGAGTCAAtgattcttgtttgtttgtctgttctCCCTCAGGATGTCCTATGATTCTAGAATTCCCTGTGTTTCCTGTTTCTCAGGATTTGCTGCCTGTTCTCAGCTCAGGTCTTTTTCTTGGCCTCTGTGTGATGGATTGCCCCGTGCTTTGCAGCTCAGAGACTGTTTCTGAGCTGAAGATGCGCCCAGAATCACTGGCAGCTGGCTGATAAGAGAGACTGGGAGGGGTCCACCAGAGTGGGTATACTTTTGAGGCCTCATCCTGCAGCTCCAAGTCAGGAAccttggctgcagcagagccctccCTAGGCACAGCTCACAGGCTATGCTGGGGCTCTTCTGAGAGCTGGAGAGGGACCAGCCACATGACATGGGCTCTCCTGACTGTTCCATCCCACACCTCTGACTTTCTGTATTCCGCATTGTTGGGCTGTCCCAAACAGTGACTCTTGGGGACTGGGGAATGGACTCTTGCTGGGTCAGTGAGACATCCCGCACACCCCCAAACCTCCAACCTCAGCTGGACACAGAGCTCTTCctccactctttctgaaatgtGCTCCTTTTGCATTTGTCATGTTTAAGCGGCCTTTGAAGGTTGGCAGTTCAGCCAGTTTCACTGGAATTGGGACAGAGAGATCTTGTCAGAGTAGATTCCCTGTGAAAATGCTGTCCCAGTGACATGCAGGGGTGCTCAGGCTGTTCTTCTCCCCCTGCTACTGACGTCTCCAGAGGCCTTGGAGTTGCCCAGCAACTCGTCTCTGGGGTGCAGCTCTCTTTTGTGACTGCATTCTTAGCATTTGCTTGAGGAAAGAGGAGCTGGGTGGTGCCAAATAaagccattacttcttgtcctattgctCGTTACCTGGGAAAAAAGGCCGACttccaccttgctacaacctcctttcaggcagttgtagagagtgataaggtgtCTCCTGAATCTCCTGTTCTGcagactaaacagtcccagttccctcatctGCTCCTCATCAgacttcacagcttcactgcccttctttggacatgctccaggacCTCAACGTCTTTCTAGTAGTGAGGggccaaaactgaacacagcacttgaggtgcagcctcacctgtgCCGAGTACGGAGCGATGATCacctccctagtcctgctgactacactatttctgatgcaagtcAGGATTctac
It contains:
- the LOC110391634 gene encoding feather beta keratin-like — protein: MKDRYKRQLNSQLSHPLLLPSSLWQIDMSCYSQCVPCRPCGPTPLASSCNEPCVRQCQNSNVVIEPSPVVVTLPGPILSSFPQNTNTVVGSSTSAAVGSILSSEGVPITSGGFNLSGFGSGYCGRRCLPC